A single genomic interval of Spinacia oleracea cultivar Varoflay chromosome 6, BTI_SOV_V1, whole genome shotgun sequence harbors:
- the LOC110787335 gene encoding 12-oxophytodienoate reductase 1-like, whose amino-acid sequence MRQGLQPNGNAPISCKDKPVTPQDQANGTINAEFSTPRRLTTEEIPSIVNDFRLAARNAIEAGFHKSKGEALHQRGVG is encoded by the exons ATGAGGCAAG GTTTGCAGCCTAATGGCAATGCTCCAATCTCTTGCAAAGATAAGCCTGTAACACCACAAGATCAGGCCAACGGTACAATTAATGCAGAGTTCTCGACTCCAAGGCGGCTAACAACAGAAGAGATACCTTCAATTGTGAATGATTTTAGACTAGCTGCTAGGAATGCCATAGAAGCTG gttttcacaaATCCAAGGGAGAGGCCCTTcaccaaagaggagttggatga